The following proteins are encoded in a genomic region of Actinomadura sp. NAK00032:
- a CDS encoding NAD-dependent epimerase/dehydratase family protein, protein MATGKVRPRRSKGPVVAVTGAATGAGRLLAARLAEREEIRKVVAVDGQRGDVPGVTWRVTDIRDPLLSGRLSDVDVLVNLDIERSPDADPRERRTHNVRGAQTVVTAAAAARVRRVVLVTSAMVYGAEPGNEVPLAEDAPLLAEASTSIAGDFLEIEELAATAPVTHPGLDVTVVRPAALAGPGVDTVITRHFEAPRLLSVKGSTPGWQFCHVEDLASALETVVVEDVRGPVAVGSEGWLGPDEVAEITGKRTFELPAALTFGMAQRLHRLGMTPAPATDLHYVAYPWVVDCARLRAAGWKPLHDNAAALRAVMEETAGRHAVVGRRVGGKEATMATAAGATVAAIGAAAAIRRARKRRR, encoded by the coding sequence GTGGCAACGGGCAAGGTTCGCCCTCGGCGTAGCAAGGGCCCGGTCGTCGCCGTCACCGGCGCCGCCACCGGGGCGGGACGGCTGCTGGCCGCCCGGCTCGCCGAACGGGAAGAGATCCGCAAGGTCGTCGCCGTCGACGGGCAGCGCGGCGACGTGCCCGGCGTCACCTGGCGCGTCACCGACATCCGCGACCCGCTGCTGTCGGGACGGCTCTCCGACGTCGACGTGCTCGTCAACCTGGACATCGAGCGGTCCCCGGACGCCGACCCGCGCGAGCGCCGCACCCACAACGTCCGCGGCGCCCAGACGGTCGTCACCGCCGCCGCTGCCGCCCGCGTCCGCCGGGTGGTCCTCGTCACGTCCGCGATGGTCTACGGGGCCGAGCCCGGCAACGAGGTGCCGCTGGCCGAGGACGCGCCGCTGCTCGCCGAGGCCAGCACCAGCATCGCCGGGGACTTCCTGGAGATCGAGGAGCTGGCCGCGACCGCGCCCGTCACCCATCCCGGCCTGGACGTCACCGTCGTCCGCCCCGCCGCGCTCGCCGGCCCCGGCGTCGACACCGTGATCACCCGCCACTTCGAGGCGCCCCGGCTGCTGTCGGTCAAGGGCAGCACGCCCGGCTGGCAGTTCTGCCACGTCGAGGACCTCGCGTCCGCGCTGGAGACCGTCGTCGTCGAGGACGTGCGCGGGCCCGTCGCCGTCGGCTCCGAGGGCTGGCTCGGCCCCGACGAGGTGGCCGAGATCACCGGCAAGCGCACCTTCGAGCTGCCCGCCGCCCTCACCTTCGGCATGGCGCAGCGGCTGCACCGGCTCGGGATGACCCCGGCGCCCGCCACCGACCTGCACTACGTCGCCTACCCGTGGGTCGTCGACTGCGCCCGGCTGCGGGCCGCCGGGTGGAAGCCGCTGCACGACAACGCCGCCGCGCTGCGCGCCGTGATGGAGGAGACCGCCGGGCGGCACGCCGTCGTCGGCCGCCGCGTCGGCGGCAAGGAGGCCACGATGGCGACCGCCGCGGGCGCCACCGTCGCCGCGATCGGCGCCGCCGCCGCGATCCGCCGCGCCCGCAAGCGCCGCCGCTGA